A section of the Dethiosulfovibrio faecalis genome encodes:
- a CDS encoding ABC transporter substrate-binding protein — protein sequence MSRCSRFLATMLVALFSFVFIAGAMAEDRSLVVYSSVDEENATNILKAFTEDTGIKVNMVFLSSGPALSRIEAEKANPQADVWFGAPNENHIVAKTRGLTRPYVSSEAEILADNFKDSEGYWYAFYMNPLGFGVLDEELKDQGISVPESWADLTKAEYKGMIQMPSPQSSGTAYAMVQTLMTVFGEDGAFDYMKKLNPNIQTYTQSGTGPSKNLAIGETDIAIQFTPAFLKLVDQGYPSKVIFPAEGVGYEAAALSIVKGAKNLDEAEALVDWIISKKGQSSLSAAKTYFFPVRSDVSAGEGVPALSEITLIDYDREKAAKDKKRIVERWVTEVLGQ from the coding sequence ATGTCCAGATGTTCCAGGTTCCTGGCGACGATGCTCGTCGCCCTTTTCTCCTTCGTTTTCATAGCTGGAGCCATGGCGGAAGACCGCTCTCTGGTGGTCTATTCCAGCGTAGACGAGGAGAACGCCACCAACATTCTGAAGGCCTTCACCGAGGATACGGGGATAAAGGTCAATATGGTTTTTCTATCCTCCGGTCCGGCTCTCAGCCGCATCGAGGCGGAGAAGGCCAATCCTCAGGCGGACGTGTGGTTCGGGGCTCCCAACGAGAACCACATAGTTGCCAAGACCAGAGGTCTCACCCGTCCCTATGTGTCTTCCGAGGCAGAAATCTTGGCCGATAATTTCAAGGATTCGGAGGGCTACTGGTACGCTTTCTACATGAATCCTCTGGGATTCGGCGTATTGGACGAGGAGCTGAAGGATCAGGGAATATCCGTTCCCGAATCCTGGGCCGACCTCACCAAGGCCGAGTACAAAGGGATGATCCAGATGCCCTCTCCTCAGTCTTCCGGGACGGCCTACGCCATGGTACAGACCCTCATGACCGTTTTCGGAGAGGACGGGGCTTTCGACTACATGAAGAAGCTCAATCCCAACATCCAGACATATACCCAGAGCGGAACCGGCCCCAGCAAGAACCTGGCCATAGGCGAGACTGACATCGCCATACAGTTTACCCCGGCCTTCCTCAAGCTGGTCGACCAGGGATATCCGTCCAAGGTGATATTCCCCGCCGAGGGAGTCGGCTACGAGGCCGCCGCCCTTTCCATAGTGAAGGGAGCCAAGAACCTGGACGAGGCCGAGGCTCTGGTGGACTGGATAATTTCCAAGAAGGGGCAGAGTTCCCTCAGTGCCGCCAAGACCTACTTCTTCCCGGTCCGTTCCGACGTATCGGCCGGCGAGGGAGTTCCGGCCCTTTCGGAGATCACCCTTATCGATTACGACAGGGAAAAGGCCGCCAAGGACAAAAAGCGCATAGTGGAACGCTGGGTCACAGAGGTGCTGGGACAGTAG